Below is a genomic region from Pseudomonadota bacterium.
GCGCTGCGCTCATGCGCCGAGGGCCAACGAACCTGGGCTTTACTGTGGCCAACGCTGCACGAGCTGCTCGCCGTTGTGACGAATCCAAGGATCTTCAGGCGCCCGAGCACCCTGGAGCAGGCGCTGGCACAGTTGCGTGAGTGGCTGCGAGCGCCCACGGTACACGTGCTTGGGGAGAGCCCGCGGCACCTCGACACCCTGGCCGATGTGCTGCGATCCTCGGCGGTGGTTGGGGCCAAGGTGCACGATGCGCGCATCGCAGCCCTGTGCATCGATCACGGAGTACGAGAACTGTGGAGCGCGGACCGCGACTTCAGCCGTTTCCCCGAGCTACGCGTCGTCAA
It encodes:
- a CDS encoding PIN domain-containing protein translates to MIAVDTNILVYAHRRDMPFHHQALAALRSCAEGQRTWALLWPTLHELLAVVTNPRIFRRPSTLEQALAQLREWLRAPTVHVLGESPRHLDTLADVLRSSAVVGAKVHDARIAALCIDHGVRELWSADRDFSRFPELRVVNPLVAA